The following coding sequences are from one Seonamhaeicola sp. ML3 window:
- the uxaC gene encoding glucuronate isomerase: MKISNFITDNFVLQTEVAQTLYHDYAKDLPIIDYHNHLSPKEIAENQPMKNITEAWLKGDHYKWRAMRANGIDELYITGSAISHKEKFLKWAETVPYTLRNPLFHWTQLELKRYFDIDVILQPDTAEEIYKKANAILFDKTPAQLLEHMKVEVVCTTDDPTDNLAYHKEIAQQDFYTKVFPTFRPDELFFIGEDKFSKYLKKLGSSVGYEVNNYEHLIKAIDERIEYFHDTGCRLSDYGISGAFTYVEHTQDEVAGIFNNYLKGNSLSEDDIKKYRSSLLLHLGKKYHEKGWAQQYHLGVIRNNNSRLNEMVGADAGCDSIADYPIIEGLSKFFNELSRTNQLAKTIAYNLNPAQNETFATMMGNFQSSDCPGKMQWGSAWWFLDQKDGMEKQINCLSNMGLLSRFVGMLTDSRSFLSFPRHEYFRRVLCNIIGEDVKQGLIPNDIEFLGKMVQDICYYNAKNYFNFE; encoded by the coding sequence ATGAAAATTAGTAATTTTATTACAGATAATTTTGTGTTACAGACTGAAGTTGCCCAAACTTTATATCATGATTACGCAAAAGATTTACCAATAATAGATTATCACAACCACTTATCACCTAAAGAGATTGCCGAAAACCAACCCATGAAAAATATCACTGAGGCTTGGTTAAAAGGGGATCATTATAAGTGGAGGGCTATGAGAGCTAACGGTATCGATGAGCTTTATATCACTGGTTCGGCCATATCACACAAAGAGAAATTTTTAAAATGGGCTGAAACGGTTCCGTACACGTTAAGGAACCCTTTATTTCACTGGACACAGTTGGAGCTTAAAAGGTATTTTGACATTGATGTTATTTTACAGCCGGATACAGCTGAGGAAATATATAAAAAAGCCAATGCAATACTCTTCGATAAAACCCCTGCTCAGTTGTTGGAGCACATGAAGGTAGAGGTTGTTTGTACCACAGATGATCCTACCGATAACTTAGCTTATCATAAAGAAATTGCACAGCAAGACTTTTACACAAAGGTATTTCCAACCTTCAGGCCAGATGAACTGTTCTTTATTGGAGAAGATAAATTCTCTAAATATCTAAAAAAATTAGGTTCTAGTGTAGGTTATGAAGTTAATAACTATGAGCACTTAATAAAGGCCATAGACGAACGCATAGAATATTTTCATGATACAGGCTGTCGTTTGTCAGATTACGGTATAAGTGGCGCATTTACATATGTAGAACATACCCAAGACGAAGTAGCGGGTATCTTTAACAATTACCTTAAAGGTAACAGCCTTTCTGAAGATGATATAAAAAAATACCGTTCTAGCTTGCTTCTGCATTTAGGTAAAAAATACCATGAAAAGGGTTGGGCCCAGCAATATCATCTAGGGGTTATTAGAAACAATAACAGCAGACTCAATGAAATGGTAGGAGCAGATGCAGGTTGTGATTCTATTGCAGATTATCCGATTATTGAAGGTCTTTCCAAATTCTTTAATGAACTAAGTAGAACTAACCAATTGGCCAAAACTATTGCTTACAATTTAAATCCTGCACAAAATGAAACCTTTGCAACAATGATGGGGAACTTTCAAAGTTCAGACTGTCCTGGGAAGATGCAGTGGGGTTCTGCTTGGTGGTTCTTAGACCAAAAAGATGGTATGGAAAAGCAAATAAATTGTCTGTCCAATATGGGATTACTTAGCCGATTTGTAGGTATGTTGACCGACAGTAGAAGCTTTTTGTCATTCCCAAGACACGAGTACTTCAGGCGTGTTTTATGTAATATCATTGGAGAGGATGTTAAGCAGGGTTTAATTCCTAACGACATTGAATTTTTAGGTAAGATGGTACAGGATATTTGTTATTACAACGCCAAGAACTATTTCAATTTTGAATAG